From a region of the Deinococcus metallilatus genome:
- a CDS encoding DUF4383 domain-containing protein — MKESTVRKISLAFGAVYLLIGLLGFIPGVTVPSQRPDAVPGEGLLLGIFAVNVIHNLAHLALGAVLVWAGTLAAHPLAVNRFMAVVFLVLFVGSFIAPIVEGVNLNPADSLLHLASALLTGYLGFQRPRALSAG, encoded by the coding sequence ATGAAAGAGTCCACCGTTCGAAAGATCAGCCTCGCGTTTGGAGCGGTTTACCTGCTGATCGGCCTCCTGGGATTCATCCCTGGGGTGACCGTTCCTTCGCAGCGGCCGGACGCCGTGCCCGGCGAAGGTCTGCTGTTAGGAATATTTGCCGTGAACGTCATCCACAACCTTGCCCACCTCGCTCTGGGCGCAGTCCTCGTCTGGGCGGGCACTCTCGCGGCCCATCCTCTCGCCGTCAACCGCTTCATGGCCGTCGTCTTTCTCGTGCTGTTCGTGGGGAGCTTTATCGCGCCCATCGTTGAGGGTGTGAACCTTAATCCAGCCGATAGTCTCTTGCATCTCGCGAGCGCCCTCCTGACCGGTTATCTGGGTTTCCAACGTCCTCGAGCGCTCTCTGCCGGTTGA
- a CDS encoding response regulator: MTITLALVDDQPLMRFGLRSLFETDDDFEVVGEAGNGADGVRLVQELRPDVVLMDVQMPELDGVKATARIRELGLPSRVLILTTFDTEEYVLDGIRAGASGYLLKDVRPGELFDVVRRVAVGEVFIQPSVASKYLHLLTTRQLETEHLSPREEDVLRRLARGLSNKLIARELDISESTVKNHVKSILAKMQVRNRTEAALNARKWVSE, from the coding sequence ATGACGATTACCCTGGCCCTGGTCGACGACCAGCCCCTGATGCGCTTCGGCCTGCGTTCCCTCTTCGAGACGGATGACGACTTCGAGGTGGTGGGCGAGGCCGGGAACGGTGCCGACGGCGTGCGGCTGGTGCAGGAGTTGCGGCCCGACGTCGTGCTGATGGACGTGCAGATGCCCGAACTCGACGGCGTGAAGGCCACCGCCCGCATCCGGGAACTGGGCCTCCCCTCCCGCGTGCTGATCCTCACCACCTTCGACACCGAGGAGTACGTCCTCGACGGCATCCGGGCGGGCGCGAGCGGCTATCTGCTCAAGGACGTGCGGCCCGGGGAGCTCTTCGACGTGGTGCGGCGGGTGGCGGTGGGGGAAGTCTTCATCCAGCCCAGCGTGGCGAGCAAGTACCTGCACCTGCTCACGACGCGGCAGCTCGAAACCGAACACCTCAGCCCCCGGGAAGAGGACGTGCTGCGGCGGCTGGCGCGCGGCCTGAGCAACAAGCTGATCGCCCGGGAGCTGGACATCAGCGAGAGCACGGTGAAAAACCACGTCAAGAGCATCCTGGCGAAGATGCAGGTCCGCAACCGCACCGAGGCCGCCCTCAACGCCCGCAAGTGGGTATCGGAGTGA
- a CDS encoding cupredoxin domain-containing protein: MPHHNSVLGPFLLTGVCLASVGAAVAPTQVYTFKHNAVPNDPKASGRAVVRAIDASTSETTLTLTGLTPNKAYAAHYHALGPQANADPCMTNGPVTLGFPPFTASAAGRATVKLTAPTSKVAGNAGAYINVHAADDLNVIPLCAAIRQTNPGTLTSPAPKKVASVMIADNLFQPATLTVEVGTTVTWKHQGAAVHNVISLADPSLHSSDLGKGESYSYTFNKAGTYAYYCSYHEGMNGTIIVNDEKGRK; this comes from the coding sequence ATGCCTCACCACAACTCCGTTTTGGGTCCTTTCCTGTTGACAGGCGTGTGTTTGGCAAGCGTAGGGGCTGCTGTGGCCCCAACGCAGGTCTACACTTTCAAGCACAATGCCGTCCCCAATGATCCGAAAGCGAGCGGCCGAGCCGTCGTGCGGGCCATTGACGCCAGCACCAGCGAGACGACCCTGACGTTGACGGGACTGACACCCAACAAAGCGTACGCGGCTCACTACCACGCCCTGGGGCCGCAAGCGAACGCAGACCCCTGCATGACCAACGGACCGGTGACCCTGGGCTTCCCTCCATTCACGGCGAGTGCCGCTGGACGAGCCACGGTGAAACTGACAGCACCCACCTCGAAAGTCGCGGGCAACGCGGGGGCCTACATCAATGTTCACGCCGCCGATGACCTTAATGTGATTCCCCTGTGTGCAGCGATTCGCCAAACCAATCCGGGCACACTCACCTCACCCGCCCCCAAAAAGGTTGCCAGTGTCATGATTGCGGACAACCTGTTCCAGCCCGCGACGCTCACGGTGGAGGTGGGAACGACCGTGACCTGGAAGCACCAGGGCGCTGCCGTGCACAACGTGATCTCACTGGCCGACCCATCGCTTCACTCGAGCGACCTGGGAAAGGGTGAAAGCTACAGCTACACGTTCAATAAGGCGGGAACGTACGCGTACTACTGTTCTTATCACGAGGGGATGAACGGCACGATTATCGTGAACGATGAGAAAGGAAGGAAGTAA
- a CDS encoding 6-pyruvoyl trahydropterin synthase family protein, with protein sequence MPWKLQTEFTFDSAHIITGYDGPCGRLHGHTYRVRLELTSERLRPSAHVQRDIMVADFKTLKWAKKDVAQGGLDHAYLNEHPDLGDDTTAEVIAAYLHRETLRRVRESLSPGDGGEDLRLKVSLWETPDSCCEYWE encoded by the coding sequence GTGCCCTGGAAGCTCCAGACCGAGTTCACCTTCGACAGCGCGCACATCATCACCGGGTACGACGGCCCCTGCGGGCGGCTGCACGGTCACACCTACCGCGTGCGGCTGGAACTGACCTCGGAGAGATTGCGCCCGAGCGCGCACGTCCAGCGCGACATCATGGTGGCCGACTTCAAGACCCTGAAGTGGGCGAAAAAGGACGTGGCGCAGGGTGGCCTCGACCATGCCTACCTCAACGAGCACCCCGACCTGGGGGACGACACCACGGCGGAGGTGATCGCCGCCTACCTGCACCGCGAGACGCTGCGCCGGGTGCGGGAGAGCCTCTCTCCCGGCGACGGGGGCGAGGACCTGCGCCTCAAGGTGTCGCTGTGGGAGACGCCCGACTCGTGCTGCGAGTACTGGGAATGA
- a CDS encoding helix-turn-helix transcriptional regulator has product MAALALSENAVRHHLQALEREGFVRPVQDQPGEGAGRPARLYGLTEVAETLFPKYYAQLLELVLAEAEAQALLEPLVGSVVKRLADQIRPQLENLDPEERILVAARRLNLGGSLSDLERTPGGWELRAYNCPYLAAGCRFEAVCDIAPRVLTLATGLPAERVACQRDGKPACHLTVTIGLT; this is encoded by the coding sequence ATGGCTGCCCTTGCGCTCAGCGAGAACGCCGTTCGGCACCACCTCCAGGCGCTTGAACGCGAGGGCTTCGTCCGCCCGGTGCAGGATCAACCCGGCGAGGGTGCGGGTCGCCCGGCCAGGCTGTATGGCCTGACGGAAGTGGCCGAAACGCTTTTCCCGAAGTACTACGCCCAACTCCTCGAACTCGTGCTCGCAGAAGCCGAGGCCCAGGCCTTGCTCGAACCCCTCGTTGGCAGCGTGGTCAAGCGGCTGGCGGATCAGATTCGGCCACAACTCGAGAACCTAGACCCGGAGGAGCGTATCCTGGTCGCTGCGCGGCGCCTCAACCTGGGGGGAAGCCTCAGCGATCTTGAGCGGACGCCGGGTGGGTGGGAGTTGCGGGCCTACAACTGCCCCTACCTCGCGGCTGGCTGCCGGTTCGAGGCGGTCTGTGACATCGCCCCCAGGGTCCTCACGCTCGCTACCGGCCTGCCCGCAGAACGGGTTGCCTGCCAGCGGGACGGCAAGCCAGCCTGTCACCTGACCGTGACCATTGGCCTGACCTGA
- the queC gene encoding 7-cyano-7-deazaguanine synthase QueC: protein MTEQPRAVVLLSGGLDSSTVLALAREDGYACTALSFRYGQRHTVELERAAEVARRLGAEHRVVDLNIGAFGGSALTDANLEVPTTATPAGVIPPTYVPGRNTVFIAVGLSLAEAIGAERIYLGINAVDYSGYPDCRPEYLAAFQTLADLASKAGVEGRGAKLTAPLVTLSKVDIVRTALRLGVPIALTWSCYQGGSEPCGVCDACRIRDTALIEAGVPELATPHGRAAGSASR from the coding sequence ATGACCGAACAACCGCGGGCCGTGGTGCTCCTTTCCGGCGGCCTGGATTCCAGCACGGTGCTGGCCCTGGCCCGGGAGGACGGGTATGCCTGCACGGCCCTGTCCTTCCGCTACGGGCAGCGCCACACCGTCGAACTCGAACGCGCGGCGGAGGTGGCCCGCAGGCTGGGCGCCGAACACCGCGTCGTGGACCTCAACATCGGGGCCTTCGGCGGCAGTGCGCTGACCGACGCGAACCTGGAGGTGCCCACGACCGCCACCCCGGCGGGGGTGATTCCGCCGACCTATGTGCCGGGCCGCAACACGGTGTTTATTGCCGTGGGCCTGAGCCTGGCCGAGGCCATCGGGGCGGAGCGGATCTACCTGGGCATCAACGCGGTGGACTACAGCGGCTATCCCGACTGCCGCCCGGAGTACCTGGCCGCCTTCCAGACGCTCGCGGACCTGGCCTCCAAGGCGGGGGTGGAGGGCCGGGGAGCGAAGCTGACCGCGCCGCTGGTCACCCTGTCCAAGGTGGACATCGTGCGCACGGCACTGCGGCTCGGGGTGCCCATCGCGCTCACCTGGAGTTGTTACCAGGGCGGCAGCGAGCCCTGTGGTGTGTGCGACGCCTGCCGTATCCGCGACACGGCCCTGATTGAGGCGGGTGTGCCCGAACTGGCGACGCCGCACGGGCGGGCAGCGGGCAGCGCGAGCAGGTAA
- a CDS encoding CPBP family intramembrane glutamic endopeptidase, which translates to MTQRHHRRNIRLATPHSDPPTLPTPRPVLAASLLTAASMAASGLVGWIATRFLPPMDASFVALGVMTGLATVFVTTLRWWRDLGLSGPQEWRHLHLFALPAVLVLIVPFLHGVKPLPLWAAVYLAVGYALTGFYEELWARGVLLRVLRPCGETRAVLVSALLFGAMHLGNVLYRDPPIVLAQAVGACCFGLAYGALRFRTNALWVLMALHAMHDFTLRFSNFPPIPLSVAQDILLLGFAGVLLRGSGRGGQPAPAASGTGTAGTVLTTPRLKRPVR; encoded by the coding sequence ATGACCCAGCGCCACCACCGCCGGAACATCCGCCTCGCCACGCCACATTCCGACCCGCCCACCCTTCCGACCCCTCGTCCCGTTCTGGCGGCCTCCCTGCTGACCGCCGCGAGCATGGCCGCGTCCGGTCTGGTCGGCTGGATCGCCACCCGCTTCCTGCCCCCGATGGATGCGTCCTTCGTGGCTCTGGGCGTGATGACGGGACTGGCGACCGTGTTCGTGACGACCCTGCGCTGGTGGCGGGACCTCGGCCTGAGCGGTCCTCAGGAGTGGCGTCACCTCCACCTGTTCGCCCTCCCGGCCGTGCTGGTGCTCATCGTCCCGTTCCTGCACGGCGTGAAGCCGCTCCCCCTCTGGGCGGCCGTGTACCTGGCCGTGGGATACGCCCTCACGGGATTCTACGAGGAACTCTGGGCCAGGGGCGTGCTGCTGCGCGTGCTCCGCCCCTGCGGCGAGACGCGCGCGGTGCTCGTGTCGGCGTTGCTGTTCGGGGCAATGCACCTCGGGAACGTGCTGTACCGCGATCCACCCATCGTCCTCGCCCAGGCCGTCGGGGCATGCTGCTTCGGGCTGGCCTACGGGGCGCTGCGGTTCCGGACGAACGCCCTGTGGGTGTTGATGGCTCTCCATGCCATGCACGACTTCACCCTGCGGTTCTCGAACTTCCCGCCGATTCCGTTAAGTGTCGCGCAGGACATCCTGCTCCTCGGCTTCGCGGGGGTGCTTCTGAGGGGAAGTGGCCGTGGAGGACAACCAGCCCCGGCTGCTTCCGGAACGGGCACCGCCGGGACAGTGCTGACGACCCCACGTCTGAAGCGGCCCGTTCGGTGA
- the folE gene encoding GTP cyclohydrolase I FolE: protein MLTSERQPSILPGNPPRQHQHLGGLSELTQSWLEAIGEDPEREGLRKTPQRVAKAWDFITRGYQQELATVANGAVFQVEGSEMVIVKDIEFYSMCEHHMLPFFGRAHIGYLPNAKILGLSKFARITDMFARRLQVQERLTAQIAQAVQELLEPSGVGVVLEGIHLCMAMRGVEKQHSATVTTSVFGLFREDSNTRKEFMQAIHQR from the coding sequence ATGTTGACATCCGAAAGGCAGCCTTCCATCCTCCCAGGAAACCCTCCCCGACAGCATCAGCACCTGGGCGGGCTGAGTGAACTCACCCAGAGCTGGCTCGAGGCTATCGGTGAAGACCCTGAGCGCGAGGGCCTGCGGAAGACGCCACAACGTGTCGCCAAAGCCTGGGACTTCATCACACGCGGTTATCAACAGGAGCTGGCCACGGTCGCCAACGGTGCGGTCTTCCAGGTGGAAGGCTCCGAGATGGTGATTGTCAAAGACATCGAGTTCTACTCCATGTGCGAACACCACATGCTGCCCTTCTTCGGTCGTGCACACATCGGCTATCTCCCCAACGCAAAAATCCTCGGTCTCTCGAAGTTCGCGCGGATCACGGACATGTTTGCCCGCCGCCTGCAAGTCCAGGAACGCCTCACGGCGCAGATTGCACAGGCGGTCCAGGAACTCCTCGAACCCAGCGGCGTGGGCGTCGTGCTCGAAGGCATCCACCTGTGTATGGCCATGCGGGGTGTGGAAAAGCAACACTCGGCGACCGTCACCACCTCGGTCTTTGGCCTGTTCCGTGAAGACTCGAACACACGAAAGGAGTTCATGCAAGCCATCCACCAACGCTGA
- a CDS encoding CHRD domain-containing protein, whose translation MTSLLSACTMMGQPKTFTFRHNPIAADPQAAGSAQVMTQAGGMVTTTLTLTGLTPGKTYAAHYHAFGPDSNTDPCASNGPVTVGFPSFTADAAGRASTTVTSEMAKIAGDQGAYINVHYGDDLKVVPVCAPLKMTKG comes from the coding sequence ATGACTTCGTTGCTCAGTGCCTGCACCATGATGGGTCAGCCGAAAACCTTCACGTTCAGACACAACCCCATTGCGGCTGATCCCCAGGCCGCTGGCTCAGCGCAAGTGATGACGCAGGCGGGCGGCATGGTGACCACGACGCTCACGCTGACGGGCCTTACGCCCGGAAAGACCTACGCGGCGCACTACCATGCCTTCGGGCCGGACTCCAACACTGACCCCTGCGCCTCGAACGGTCCGGTCACCGTCGGGTTCCCCAGTTTCACCGCCGATGCTGCCGGTCGCGCGTCCACCACGGTCACCAGCGAGATGGCGAAGATTGCGGGGGATCAGGGCGCGTACATCAACGTGCACTACGGTGACGACCTCAAGGTTGTTCCGGTTTGCGCGCCCTTGAAGATGACCAAAGGGTAA
- the queF gene encoding preQ(1) synthase — MTTQAPAQAGFDRRYDVQGLEAIDVAILGTFPHVREDDPVAYPGEPMEILISTDEFSPVCPWSGLPDFGRLEIRYLPREKCVELKSLKYYLTSYRFVGIFHEHATRRVLADLVRLLDPLSMEIRCDYGVRGGINTVCTVRYVAPDRSGV; from the coding sequence ATGACCACGCAAGCACCCGCTCAGGCGGGCTTTGATCGTCGTTACGACGTACAGGGCCTGGAAGCCATCGACGTTGCCATACTCGGCACTTTTCCCCACGTGCGGGAGGACGACCCGGTCGCCTACCCCGGGGAGCCGATGGAGATCCTGATCTCCACGGACGAGTTCAGCCCGGTGTGCCCCTGGAGCGGGCTGCCGGACTTCGGGCGGCTCGAGATTCGCTACCTGCCGCGCGAGAAGTGCGTGGAACTCAAGAGCCTGAAGTATTACCTGACGAGCTACCGCTTCGTGGGCATCTTCCATGAGCACGCCACCCGCCGGGTCCTGGCCGACCTGGTGCGGCTGCTCGATCCCCTGAGTATGGAGATCCGCTGTGACTACGGGGTGCGCGGCGGCATCAACACCGTCTGCACGGTCCGCTACGTCGCGCCCGACCGAAGCGGAGTCTGA
- a CDS encoding phosphotransferase translates to MDEHGGEARTYAIDEDLILKVQRPPRRRPRTSLKKEALFLRHLEGVEWVNVPRVLGHRSTDSGTEYTLLTRMPGVAVRDADLTGEARPQALFDLGVMLRRVHGMEQAPLLASRLFPRDHTPADVRIRFGELFGDALALVESRPDLWNLPFLAR, encoded by the coding sequence ATGGACGAGCATGGCGGTGAGGCCCGGACGTACGCCATCGACGAGGATCTGATCCTGAAGGTCCAGCGGCCGCCACGTCGGCGTCCCCGGACCAGCCTGAAGAAGGAAGCCTTGTTCCTGCGGCATTTGGAGGGGGTGGAGTGGGTGAACGTGCCACGCGTCCTCGGCCATCGATCAACCGATTCCGGCACCGAGTACACCCTGCTGACCCGAATGCCGGGGGTCGCGGTGCGCGACGCGGACCTGACCGGGGAAGCCCGGCCCCAGGCCCTGTTCGACCTCGGGGTGATGCTGCGCCGGGTTCACGGTATGGAGCAGGCCCCGCTGCTGGCCAGCCGCCTCTTTCCCAGGGACCACACGCCCGCGGATGTCCGCATCCGCTTCGGAGAGCTGTTCGGGGACGCCCTGGCACTGGTGGAAAGCCGCCCCGACTTGTGGAACTTGCCATTCTTGGCGCGTTGA
- a CDS encoding phosphotransferase enzyme family protein, with protein MSLAPTAEQALGEHYGLRGPFERFPLAAEGRNNTLVALRSPDGSFVWKRGGTGLGPAQQREFALLEWLAGQPLPFRVAAPLRTLGGAWGWEEDGLNVLLPLLPGGRLPETPDAWRALGVTLRALHDALARYPREEAPWPLDWADLGRLHPRVPDPLALSRERPDLWGDEATAQAWRAAFQETLRLTGGGYAALPRQVIHGDFNSVNVLFGGKAVSAVLDFEFACLGPRVLDVATALGEVLLRAEPDWVLAQAFLRGYGGLTAAEGAALPAALLLRQAAVGVWGLGQALEGGANATTLARLRELAAVQAWLKTGGARRLTG; from the coding sequence GTGAGCCTCGCGCCGACGGCGGAACAGGCCCTCGGGGAGCACTACGGTCTGCGTGGGCCGTTCGAGCGGTTCCCGCTGGCCGCCGAGGGCCGCAACAACACCCTGGTGGCCTTGCGCTCCCCCGACGGGTCCTTTGTGTGGAAGCGGGGTGGAACGGGGCTGGGCCCGGCACAGCAGCGGGAGTTCGCCCTGCTGGAATGGCTGGCGGGCCAGCCGCTGCCCTTCCGGGTGGCGGCCCCCCTCCGGACGCTCGGGGGCGCCTGGGGCTGGGAGGAGGACGGGCTGAACGTCCTCTTGCCGCTCCTGCCCGGCGGGCGCCTCCCCGAAACCCCGGACGCATGGCGCGCGTTAGGCGTGACCCTCCGCGCCCTCCACGACGCGCTGGCCCGGTACCCCCGCGAGGAGGCACCCTGGCCGCTGGACTGGGCCGACCTGGGCCGGTTGCATCCCCGGGTGCCGGACCCGCTGGCGCTGTCCCGCGAGCGTCCAGACCTCTGGGGCGACGAGGCGACGGCGCAGGCCTGGCGGGCCGCGTTTCAGGAGACGCTGCGCCTCACGGGGGGTGGGTACGCCGCCCTGCCGCGTCAGGTTATCCACGGCGACTTCAACAGCGTCAACGTGCTGTTCGGCGGGAAGGCGGTCAGCGCCGTGCTGGACTTCGAGTTCGCGTGCCTCGGGCCCCGCGTGCTCGACGTGGCGACCGCGCTGGGCGAGGTGCTGCTGCGGGCAGAGCCGGATTGGGTGCTGGCCCAGGCGTTCCTCCGGGGGTACGGGGGACTGACGGCTGCGGAGGGGGCCGCGCTGCCCGCCGCCCTGCTGCTCCGCCAGGCGGCCGTGGGGGTCTGGGGACTGGGGCAGGCCCTGGAAGGCGGTGCGAACGCGACCACCCTCGCCCGCCTGAGAGAGCTGGCGGCCGTGCAGGCCTGGCTGAAGACCGGCGGGGCGCGGCGGCTCACGGGCTGA
- a CDS encoding DinB family protein encodes MTTRHVQPRPLPHHLPKDFAQPQSLREALGDAASSVARYRAWLGSLPDTVLHAPVAPGKWSVAEHAHHLIKTSEVFAASMHDLADGRPMVHVDLTSVWPDGRLVAPAPIHPTPGLPRETLLTGLQNAHRELECAARRLESLGLQDVPCVPTGIFEPMTALEAVQLVAGHTLHHLRAPS; translated from the coding sequence ATGACCACCCGGCACGTCCAACCCCGGCCCCTTCCCCATCACCTCCCCAAGGACTTCGCCCAACCCCAGTCCCTCCGGGAAGCCCTCGGCGACGCTGCTTCCTCCGTCGCCAGGTACCGGGCATGGCTGGGCAGCCTTCCGGACACCGTCCTTCATGCTCCCGTGGCACCCGGCAAGTGGTCGGTGGCCGAGCACGCCCACCACCTCATCAAAACCAGCGAGGTCTTCGCCGCGTCTATGCACGACCTCGCCGATGGCCGCCCCATGGTCCACGTCGACCTGACGTCGGTGTGGCCCGACGGCCGCCTCGTCGCGCCCGCCCCCATTCACCCCACCCCGGGCCTGCCGCGGGAAACCCTGCTGACAGGTCTACAGAACGCCCACCGCGAGCTTGAGTGTGCCGCGCGCCGCCTGGAGTCGCTGGGCCTTCAGGACGTGCCCTGTGTTCCTACCGGGATCTTCGAGCCGATGACGGCCCTGGAAGCCGTGCAACTGGTCGCCGGACATACCCTGCACCATCTGCGCGCTCCGTCCTGA
- a CDS encoding sensor histidine kinase codes for MPLPLWTLAPALLTATLPVLRPWRMRPERRAYWARFGAVAALLVALVVGQTLLGEGLAAWPWGVVFVAVACAYVYTLARLDDLDDQAEAFRWFTLACLLTSAAALITLNAALGFIVSVCTMLFLGACMPLRWHLRVTLPLVAANVWLLQVVSATPPTLLQALSDGIGLLAMAMFGFILRRATRLGQDLARANRQLEQHARQAEELATLRERARLARELHDTLGHALTTITVQLEAAERLLEKNPARARTLVERSRDLSRGATVELRASLAALREGERTPLTEELRALAAQGTADGPTVRVDVAEVRLSPQQEHALARVAREALHNARRHAHARQVHLSLEARNEVVELRVQDDGVGFDPAGVPGGHYGLSGMQERLLLLGGTLDVRSWPGEGTTVTATLPLRIPSIPEVQST; via the coding sequence ATGCCCCTGCCCCTGTGGACGCTGGCCCCGGCCCTGCTGACCGCCACGCTGCCGGTGCTCAGGCCGTGGAGGATGCGCCCGGAGCGCCGGGCCTACTGGGCACGGTTCGGAGCAGTCGCCGCCCTGCTGGTGGCCCTGGTCGTCGGTCAGACGCTCCTCGGCGAGGGCCTGGCGGCGTGGCCCTGGGGGGTGGTCTTCGTGGCTGTCGCGTGTGCCTACGTGTACACCCTGGCGCGCCTCGACGACCTGGACGACCAGGCCGAGGCGTTCCGCTGGTTCACCCTCGCCTGCCTCCTCACGAGCGCCGCCGCCCTCATCACGCTCAACGCCGCCCTGGGCTTCATCGTCTCGGTCTGTACGATGCTCTTTCTGGGCGCCTGCATGCCGCTGAGGTGGCACCTGCGGGTCACGCTGCCCCTGGTGGCCGCCAACGTCTGGCTGCTCCAGGTGGTTTCCGCCACGCCGCCCACGCTGCTCCAGGCCCTCAGCGACGGGATCGGCCTGCTGGCCATGGCGATGTTCGGGTTCATCCTGCGCCGCGCCACCCGGCTCGGGCAGGACCTCGCGCGGGCGAATCGGCAACTCGAACAGCACGCGCGGCAGGCCGAGGAACTCGCCACCCTGCGCGAGCGCGCCCGCCTCGCCCGGGAACTGCACGACACGCTGGGTCACGCCCTGACCACCATCACGGTGCAGCTCGAAGCGGCCGAGCGCCTGCTGGAGAAGAACCCGGCCAGAGCACGTACCCTCGTGGAGCGCTCCCGTGACCTGTCACGCGGCGCGACGGTGGAGCTGCGCGCCAGTCTCGCGGCGTTGCGGGAGGGCGAGCGAACGCCACTCACCGAGGAGTTGCGCGCCCTGGCAGCCCAGGGCACGGCTGACGGGCCGACCGTCCGCGTGGATGTGGCCGAAGTCCGCCTCTCCCCCCAGCAGGAGCACGCCCTGGCCCGGGTGGCGCGCGAGGCCCTGCACAATGCCCGCCGTCACGCGCACGCCCGGCAGGTGCACCTCTCGCTGGAAGCCCGGAACGAAGTGGTCGAGCTGCGGGTGCAGGACGACGGCGTCGGCTTCGATCCTGCCGGGGTGCCGGGCGGCCACTACGGGCTGAGCGGCATGCAGGAACGGCTGCTGCTGCTGGGAGGAACGCTGGACGTGCGCTCGTGGCCGGGTGAGGGCACCACCGTCACCGCCACCCTCCCCCTGCGTATTCCATCCATTCCGGAGGTTCAATCCACATGA
- a CDS encoding 7-carboxy-7-deazaguanine synthase QueE: MLRVLGMKYPVHERFYTWQGEGVHLGRAAYFVRLYGCPQACPWCDSAGTWHPAYRPASVSLLDASEITRAVAEESPDGALVVVTGGEPILFDLRPLTDELHRLGRRIHIETSGIAPLRGDLDWVALSPKPAGQRPLPEVVARADEVKIIVHEPGDIAAGLGTLAGLREDATVWLHPEWSRARDGDRAVLDAITAAVKANPRLRAGYQMHKLYRADDLDAHSDKRLVPLGGNVALGY, translated from the coding sequence GTGCTGCGAGTACTGGGAATGAAGTACCCGGTCCACGAGCGGTTCTACACCTGGCAGGGCGAGGGGGTCCACCTGGGGCGCGCGGCCTACTTCGTGCGGCTGTACGGCTGCCCACAGGCCTGCCCCTGGTGCGACAGTGCGGGCACCTGGCACCCGGCGTACCGTCCGGCGAGCGTGAGCCTCCTTGACGCCTCCGAGATCACGCGGGCCGTGGCTGAGGAGAGCCCGGACGGGGCTCTTGTGGTCGTCACGGGGGGCGAGCCCATCCTCTTTGACCTGCGGCCCCTGACGGACGAGCTGCACCGGCTGGGCCGCCGTATCCATATCGAGACGAGCGGCATCGCGCCCCTGCGCGGCGACCTCGACTGGGTCGCGCTCTCGCCCAAGCCCGCCGGACAGCGGCCCCTTCCCGAGGTGGTCGCCCGCGCCGACGAGGTGAAGATCATCGTGCACGAGCCGGGGGACATCGCCGCCGGGCTGGGCACCCTGGCGGGGTTGCGGGAGGACGCGACCGTGTGGCTGCACCCCGAGTGGAGCCGGGCCCGCGACGGCGACCGGGCGGTGCTCGACGCGATCACCGCGGCCGTCAAGGCGAATCCGCGCCTGCGGGCCGGGTACCAGATGCACAAGCTCTACCGCGCCGACGACCTGGACGCGCACAGCGACAAACGCCTCGTTCCGCTGGGTGGCAACGTGGCGCTGGGGTACTGA